The sequence GGCATCGGACTGGCAATCGCACGCGGCCTGGCGCAAGCCGGCGCCGAAGTCGTGGTCAACGGCCGCACCCAGGAACGCGTCGATCAGGCGCTGGCAACGCTGCGCGCCGAACTGCCGCAAGCCCGCCTGCAAGGCGTCGCCGCCGATCTCGGCAACGCCGCCGGCGCCGCCCAGCTGTTCGCCAAAATCCCCAAGGCCGACATCCTGGTCAACAACCTTGGCATCTTCGAGCCCAAGGCATTTTTCGAGATCGGCGACGATGACTGGCAACGCTTCTTCGACGTCAATGTCATGAGCGCGGTGCGGCTGTCGCGCCACTACGCGCCGCAGATGGTCGCCGCCGGCTGGGGCCGGGTGTTGTTCTTGTCGAGCGAATCAGGCTTGCAGATCCCGAGCGAGATGGTGCACTACGGCGTCACCAAGACCGCCTTGCTGGCAGTATCGCGTGGCCTGGCCGAAACCCTGGCCGGTACCGGCGTGACGGTCAACGCCGTGCTGCCAGGACCGACCCGTTCCGAAGGCGTCGGCAATTTCTTCGAAGCGATGGCGCAGGAGCAGGGCGTCGGACTGGAACAGCTGGAACGCGATTTCGTCGCCGAACACCGTCCAAGTTCGCTGATCCGCCGCCTGGCGACGGTGGAGGAGGTGGCGAACATGGTGGTCTACCTGGCGTCCACCCAGGCCTCGGCCACCACCGGTTCGGCGGCGCGCGTGGATGGCGGCGTGGTGCGCTCCATCGCTTGATGTGGCCGGGTTTGCCTGGTTCGCGAGGCGCGTGACGTTTGATGACCAATTTGTCATACGAGTGTCACGCGATCGCCCCGCATGAAGTCCTAGACTTGCGTTCAGCGAAGTCGGACGGCGACTTTGCCTAACGTCACATTTTCAGGACATCGTCCGGTGTGCGGTAAAGACCAATCTTGCAAAGGCAAACCAATGAAGACCCATTTCAAGCTCACCCTGATCGCCCTCGGCATGGCTGCCGGCATCATCGCTTCGGCGCCGGCGCAGGCGCAAACGGCGGCGCCGGTCCAGGCCGTCAACGTCGTGCTGGTGCACGGCGCCTGGGCCGATGGCTCCAGCTGGGCCAAAGTGATTCCGCGCCTGCAGGCCGCGGGCCTCAACGTCACTTCGGTACAGAATCCTTTGATTTCGCTGGCGGATGACGTGGCGGCGACGCGCCGCGCGCTGGCGCTGCAGCATGGTCCCACCGTGCTGGTCGGACATTCCTGGGCCGGTACCGTCATCAGCGAAGCCGGCGACGATCCCAAGGTCAGCGCCCTGGTGTACGTGGCGGCGCGCGCGCCCGACGCCGGCGAAGATTTCGGCGCACTCGCCGCCAAGTATCCGACCATGCCGGTGCGCGCCGGCGCCAAGGATCATGACGGCTATGTCAGCCTGACCGAGGATGCCTACCTCAAGTACTTCGGCGGCGACCTGCCGCATGACGAGGCGCTGGCGCTGTATGCCACACAGCAGCCGATCGCCAGTACCTTGTTCAACGGCCGCACCACGGTGGCCGCCTGGCACAGCAAGCCTTCCTGGTACGCCGTTTCCACGCAGGACATGACCACCTCGCCCGACCTGGAACGCTTCCTGGCCAAGCGCATGCATGCGACCACGGTCGAGCTGGATTCCAGCCACCTGTCGCTGCTGTCGCATTCCAAGGAAATTGCCGATCTGATCCTGGCGGCTGCCGGTCGCAGCAAATAGCAGTCCCGGCGTGAGTTCTGACAGGACGCATACCGACAAAAAAAAGCGGCTGGCAAGAATGGGCGCAGCGATCTCATCCGGATGCTGCGCCGCATGCGGCAATCTGCGCCGTCCCGCAAAAATCCTGGCCGTCGCTTTTGTCCCGGGTCAGGATCGGATCGCACCCACGGCTGTCGATCGGGTATTTTCTGTCAATCACTGTTACACCTTGAAATACATTTTCACCTCACACATCTTCAGTAAAAACTGCCGGCCCTTTCAAAAAAATCCACGTTCGCTAGTCAACTGCGCGCTGCCCCTGCATGGTGTTCGTGGCATTCCAATCGAGCGCGGATAACTTCAAAAAATTTTAGTATACAGATCAGTCTATTTGGAATTATTGTAGCGGTTCGGGAAATTTTCCCATCGCTTTTATCTATCGCAGTGCGCATGTTCAGCCGCGTTTTCATATCGCATTTCAATCCGTGCATATCGGCGGAGAGGCCCGTTGTTGCTTAACTTTCAAGCGATAGGCCGGCGAATTTCGGAATCCGAAAAAGGCGCGTAAACCTATCACTTACGACAGGTGTGGAAGCAAATGAATTTGGGCATGATGCGCAATGCCGGAAAAAATGCGGCGCTTCCGGCGACGAAAATCGGATTGACGAATAAGCATATTCAAAGAGCATGGCCACGCGCATGCAGCTTAAGCAGGTCGAATGTTGCAGGTCGAATGTTTTAACCGAGCAGGCTTTTCGGCAGCACCGGAAAAGCCAGCAAATTAGTAGCTCTGCCTCCTGGATTTCACCGGCCGTACCAGCAAGACATTGGCCGCGATTGCCGTTCGCCTTGGGTCGACGGCCGGATGCAGTCCGTTATTTTTTAAAGGCAAAAATGCAAACCTTTGATCTTGTCGGTATTGGCGTCGGTCCGTTCAATCTGAGCCTCGCTGCCTTGGCCGAGCCGACCGGGATGAAATCCTTGTTCCTGGAAAAGAATGCAGAATTCTCCTGGCATCCCGGCTTGATGCTGCCGAACGGCAGCTTGCAGGTATCGCCGCTCAAGGATTGCGTGACGCTGGCCGATCCGACCAGTCCCTATTCCTTCCTGAATTATCTGGCGCTCCATCAGCGCCTCTACAGCTTTATCAACAAGCACGGCGCCAATACCTCGCGGCGCGAGTTCGCCGATTACTATCGCTGGGTTGCACAGCAGCTTGCCAGCGTCCGCTTCGGTGAAGAGGTGGTTGACGTAACGCCTTGCGACGACGGCTTCTACGTATCGACCCCTGCACAACGCTACATCGCACGTTCGATCGCACTCGGCATCGGCATCGAACCTCATATACCCGATTGCGCACGGCAGTGGCTGGGCAGCACGGTATGCCATGCTGCCCATTTTCTCGAGCAGCCGGAGATCGCTTATGGTGAGCGGGTGATGGTGGTCGGCGGCGGTCAGAGCGGCGCGGAAATCGTGGAGCATCTGCTTGGCATGCCCGATATCGGGCAGATCACCTGGATCACCTCTCGGGGAAATCTGTTCGCGATGGATGAAAGTTCCTTTGTCAACGAATCCTACCTGCCGTCGTATAGCCAGTATTTTCAGTCCCTGCCGCTGGGCCGCCGACGCGCGATAGTCAGCGACGAAAAGCTGACCAGCGACGGTATATCGGCCGCCTTGAGCAACCGCATTTATGAATTGATGTACGAACGCTGTCATGTCGAGGGCCGCAGCGATCTGATCCGTGTGGTGTCGAATGTCGCGATGACCGCCATCGCGCCGGTCAAGCAACGCTGGAAGGTCCTGATGCAATCGCAGGCGACCGGCAACGAGCGCGACATGACGGTCGACCGCATCGTGCTGGCGACCGGCTTCCGTCCGCGCCGTTCGCCGTTTATCGACAAGATCATCCAGCATGCACGCATGGAAGACGGATTGCCGGTGATGCGCGACGATTATTCGGTCGAGTTCAAACAGCCGATGCGCGGCAAGGTCTATCTGCAAAACCGCAGCCGCATCCAGCACGGCCTGCAAAGCGTCAACCTGTCGCTGGTGGCATACCGCAGTAGCCGCATCGTCAACAGCGTGCTGGGGCGGAATTTCTACCCGGAAGTGCCCGACAGCCAGCTTCTCAACCAGCTGGAATCGTTCCGTGAACCGTCAAAATCAGTAAACCTGCGGCCGCTTGAAGTCGTTTGCGCCAGCGCGAAGCTGGCCTGATCGAAGCTCACGGTCGCCGCTCCACCTCATTGCTGAAAATGAAAATGTATTTATGAATCAAGCTAGCGAACAACTGCCGGAGGCCATGCGCGTGGCTGTGCTGGCGCCGTTTCTCATCGCCAGCGTGGTGCTGGCTGCCGCTTACGGCTCGAGCTTCCTGCTGCCGGACTATCTGCTGGCAATCAAGCTCAGCGGGATCAGCGCAGGCAGCATCATGTCTGCCGGCATGGTGGCGACCATCGTCTGCGCCAGCACCGCGGGTTGGTTCGCGCAGCGCTATGGCGTGATCCAGACTGCGTCGCTGGCCGCCTTCATGATGGCGGCGGCCATGCTGTGCCTGGCTGCCGTGCCGCTAGCGACGCCGCTGGCTTACCTGGGCGGCATGCTGCTCGGCGCCAGCTGGTCGGTGTATTTCATCCTGGCGCCGCTACAGCTGATTCACTATCTGCGGCCGGCTGCGCGCATCAAGTACCTGACCTTGCTGTCCGGCTCGCAGATGGCCGGCCTCGGGCTGGCCGCACCAATAGGCCATCTGGTCGCGCAAAGCACGGGATCGTTCAGCCTGGTGTATGTCGGTCTTGCCATCTGCTGCGCCATCGCCACTGCCTGTCTCGATCTGACCCGGCGCCGCATGCGCGACGATCCACATATGGCGATGAAGAGCGTGGTATTGACGCCGGCCAGCGCGCTGACCATCATGCGCGCCAAGACCGGCATTCCTATCGTCATGATTGCGCTTGCCGCTTGCGTCTTTACCGGCCTCTCAACCTATCAGTCGGCTTATGCCAGTTCGCGCGGGCTGAGGCCGGAAACCTTTTTCGTCACTTTTACCGCGGTTGCGGTCCTGCTGCGTTTTTCGATTGCTGCATTCGTCAACAAGATACCGGTCGCCAGGTTGGCCTTGGGCCTGATCCTGCTGACCCTGGTTTCGCTCGCTCTGTATGTCGCCAACAGTGGCAACTACGGACTGTATATCGGTTCGACCGCCGCGTTCGCGCTGGGCTATGGTTTGAGCTATGCCACCTTGAACGCCATGGCGGTCAACCTGGCGGAACGCATGGAACTACCGGTGGCGATCACCTCGCAGGTATTTACGATCGGCTACTTCGTCGGCCTGCTGGGCTTTCCCTATTTCGCCGAAATGCTGGTGTCGCACCATGGCGTCGACGCCATGCTGTATGCGATGGGGCTGTTGATGGTGCTGAATATTGCTTTGCTTGGTGTGATGTATCCGCGCGCATGGATGCGGCCGGTCGCGCCGAATTGACTGTTTGATGTTGAATTCTTATTGGAGGATTACCCATGTTGAATAGCGATAAAGTTGAAAAGTGGCACGCCGACGGCTTCATCAAGCTGGAGGGTTTTTTCGATGGCAAAACGCGTGACGCCATCTCCGATACCGTTGACGAGATTGCCAAGTGGGACGTCAGCGCCGACAAATGGATGATGTGGTTTGAAAAGACCAAGGACAACCGCAAAATTGTGTCGAAGGTGGAAAATTTTCTCGAGTACCACGATCGCCTGCGCGAGCTGGTGCTGGCGGATCAGCGAATCAAGGATTGCGTCGAACAGCTGCTCGATGAAAAAACCAAGATGCTGAAAGAACTGCTGATCTTCAAGTATCCCGACAGCGGCGGCTACCGTCCGCATCAAGACATTTATCACATTCCGCACAAGCTGCCTGACCGCATGGTCCACGCGGTGGTATCGATTGCCATCGACGACTCGGAACCGGAAAACGGCGGGCTCTTCTTCAGCGCCGGCAATCACAAGAAAGACGTGTTCAAGATGGATGCGGGCGGGGTCATCGATCCTGAAATCGCCAAGACGTTTTCGTGGGAACCTGTGCATTGCAAGGCTGGCGACATTTTCATCTTCGACGACTATGCGCCGCATTACTCCGAACCGAACAAGAGCGACCGTTCGCGCCGCACCTTGTACCTGGTATTCCAGCGCGAGTCGACTGCCGGGCCTAACCGCACGGAATACAACGCCATGAAGCGTGCCTACAATCCGCCGGAAGAAAAAGACTACGACATCAACGACCTGAGGCCTTCGAATGGAATCTTCTACCGTGACTGACGGCGTGCCAGGCAGCATGCTGGTAAAGGAGCTGGACCAGTCGCTGATGCGGCACGAGTACGGCGTGATGGTATGCCGCCTGATGGAGCATATTCCAGCGGAGGCGGCGCCGTCTTTCGGCGCTTCCGTGGTTGAGGTGCCGCCGTTGGATGCGGTCAGCTTGCATGGTCACCGCGAGCACGAAATGTGGGTGCTGATTTCCGGCGCCGGCACCTTCGAGGTGGACGGCCAGAGCACCGCGGTGGCTGGAACCACCTTGTTCTACATGAAGCCGCATCAGCTGCATTCGATCAGAAACGACGATGCACACGTGCCCTTGAAATTCTTATCCATGTGGTGGGATTGATATGAACCAAGCTTTGCAAACCTTTTTTGTCTGTCCGGCGCCGCCTTGCCCGAACGGCAAGCTGCATCTCGGCCATATCGGCGGCGTCTACCTGCTGGCGGATATCTTCGTGCGTTATCAGCGCTTGCGCGGCAATGCGGCTCATTACGTGACTGGCGCCGATGAGCATGGCAGCTACACGCTGGTAAAAGCCGGTCAGCTCGGACGTCCGGTGGACGAAGTGTCGGCGATGTATTCCGGCCAGATCCTGCATTGCCTGGAGGCGATGGGGATCGAGGTTGACGAGTTCGTCAAGACTACCAGCCAGGATCACAAGCAGCACAGTCTCTCGGTATTCGACGAATTGTCCGCAGCGGGACTGATCGAGATCGAGGACGGCCGCCAGCTGTACTGCGAATCCTGTCAGGAATTTGCCGCCGATTCGCTGGCGCGCGGGTTCTGTCCGGAATGCGGCGAGCCTACCGACAGCAATTTGTGCGAAGGCTGCGGCCATGGGATCCAGCATGCCACCTTGCGGCAGGCCCAGCATGTGCCTTGCGGTCAGCCTTTGAGCTTGCGGCCAATTCGCCAGGCTCACCTCAAGCTGGAACCGATTGCCGATCGCCTGATTCCGGCGATTGAAGCGAGCGCTTGGCCGCGCGCTATCAAGGACAAGGAAACCCGCTGGCTCAAGGAAGAATTGCGCAACCTGGCGATGTCGCGCAATTTCGCGCGCGGCGTGACGCTGGCGCAACCTGCCGAAGTGGCCGGCCAGACCTTGCTGACCTGGTTCGAAGGATTGTGGTGTTTTGACACCGGCATCAAGCGTATTTGCGAACGCAACAAAGCAGATTACAGCGAGACGATGCGCAGCCCGGATTCAAAGATTGTCTTTTTCATGGGCCAGGACAATCGCTTCTATTACACCATCGGCGTCACGGCCAGCCTGCTTGGGCGCGGCTATGCGATTCCCCACAACCAGGCGATCCAGGATTTTTCCAAGCTGGAAGGGGAAAAATTCTCGACCAGCAGAAATCATGCACTCTGGGCCGATGAAGTAGCGCGCGATGTCGACCAGAGTGTGCTGCGCTATTACCTGGCCGGCATCGCCAAGCCGTTTGGCCAGAACGATAATGATTTCCAGGTGGACGGCTTGATCCAGGCGGCCTTGCGCGTGCGCGAGTATGAAACCGCTTTACGCAAGCATGTCGGCGGCAGCCGGAGCTATGCCTTCAATCCCCTGCTGCCGGTCTTGGCCGATGCAGTTGCGCAGTACCAGGCCGCGATGGATGCCATTTCGTTCTGGGATGCGTTGCATGCCATCGACACTTTTTTTGCGCATGCGCGCTTTGCCGATGCAACGGCGTCGCAGCTGGATGCACAGGAAATTTCACTGTTCCTGAGCATGCTCCATCCAATCATTCCAGTGCTGGTGAAAAGCTACGGCGCCTGCTTCTTTGGCGCACAGTGGCAGCCGTCGTTATCGTTGGCCGGGGAGTCGTTGCACGCCGGTTCGCCGCCGGTAAAAATCGATTTTCCTTTGTTCGGCCAACCGATCCAGGAAAAATTCGTGGCCGCGTATATCGAACGCTTCAAGGCGCCGGCATTGGCCGATTGAATCTTTACAAGGAGTGCCGCATGTCGTTGCGCAGCCAGATAAGTGCTCGTTACAGTGCTTTCGATTATTCGTCGACCAAGCACACCATCAATTTCGGCTACGGCCTGCCTGATCCAGATACCTTCCGCCATCTGGCTGCGGTCGATGCCATGTCGGAAGCTGGCGGCGTCAGCCTTGCTGACATCTTGCAATACACCGATTCGCAAGGCTTGCCGGAGCTGCGTCAGCGGCTGGCGGCCAGGTCCGGTGTCGCCAGCGACCAGGTGATGATCACCAGCGGTGCCTCGCAGGCGTTGCAGCTAATTGCCGACACCCTGCTCGATGCCGGCGACGTGGTCTTGACGGAGGACCCCTCCTATCTGGGCGCATTGCGGATTTTCAGCATTGCCGGGGCGACGGTGATCCAGCTGGGCATGGATGGCGAGGGCGTGTCTTTGTCGGAGCTGGCCGATGCTCTGGCGCGTTATCCCAAGATAAAGCTGTACTACACCACGCCTGCTTTCCACAATCCGAGCGGGCAATGCATCAGCAAGGCCAGGATCGACGAAGTACAGCGCCTGCTTGACCTGCATGGGGTGCCGATTGTGCAGGACCTGGTGTATTCGGAACTGCCTTACGAACACGGCTTTCAGCCGGCGTTGTTTGGCGCCGACACGGTAATCAGTGTGCGCAGCTTTTCCAAGATCGCCTGGCCTGGTCTGCGTGTCGGCTGGATATGCGCGGCGCCGGCCATGATTGCGCGGCTGGCGCTGCTGAAATGCGATGGCGGCGTGAGCGCCGTGGTCAGCAACATCGCGGTCGCTTTGCTGGCGACCGATACGCTGGCAGGACACATCGCGTATCTGCGCAAGCACTACCGGCAGAAGCGCGATCACATGCAGTCACTGCTGCAGGACTGTACGTTCTGCGAATCGACATACACGCTGCCGCAGGGCGGTTTTTCGTTCTGGGTAAAACTTGCACCGGATCTAGATCCAGCCGTATTCCTGGAGGGCCTGCGACAAGAACACGGCGTACAGCTGGCGCCGGGTCTGCTGTACGGCCCGCGTTCCAGCCAGTTTGTGCGGCTCTGCTTCAGCTACATGCCGGTGGCTAAGCTGGAAGGGGGGATCGCGCGAATTGAAGCGGCTTGCAAGGACAGCCGCAAGCAGCACCCGTCCGGTCGCAGCATTGCGGCGCCGGTGGTTTCTGCATTGGAGGCATGAACTGCCCGGGCGCAGACAGGTTCGAACTATACTTATTTCAGGAAAACCGGCATGGCCAGCTGCTTGCCGCTGGCGTCCACCACGTTACCCATTTCATGTACTACCCGTGCCTGCACATTGTCCGGCAGGCGCACGTAATCCAGGCTGTTGGCGATGGTGTCGCCTTCCATGAAGGCCCAGGTAAAGAACTGGATCACGGCCTTGGTCTGTTCCGGCTTGCTGGTGACGCGCGGTACATAGACATAGGTGGCGCCGGTGATAGGCCAGCTGCCGGAGCCCGGCTTGTCGGTCAACATTTCTTCAAAATTGCCGGTGGTTTTCCAGCTGCTGTTGGCCAGCGCGCTGCTGAAGGAATTGGCATCCGGCCGCACGTACTGGCCGTCGCGGTTTTTCATCTGCGCATAGTTGAGATTGTTTTCGATGACGTAGGCGAACTCTGCGTAGCCAATCGCGCCCGGGGTCTTTTTCAAGGCGGCCACCAGGTCGTTGCTGCCTTTCAGCGCCTTGATTTCGGCTTGCCAGGGGATGCTGAAGTTGCGGCCATACTGCTGCTTCCATTCCGGGCTGACGGCGCTGAAATAGTCGGTCAGGGTATACGTGGTGCCGGAGCCGTCGGCGCGCGCCAGCGGCACGATGCGCAGGTTAGGCAGCGTCAGCTTGGGATTGTCCCTGGCGATGACAGCATCGTTCCATTTGTCGATCTTGCCCAGGTAGATGCCGGTGATTGCCTCGGCCGTCAGGCGCAGCTCGCCATCCTTGATGCCGGGCAGGTTAATGATCGGCACCACGCCCGAGATCACGGTCGGGAAATCCAGCAAGTTGGATTTCTTCAGATCGGCAAGCGACATCGGCGCATCGCTGGCGCCGAAATCGGTCGCGCCTTCCTTGATTTTCTTGATGCCGGCGGATGAGCCGACCAGCTCGTAGGCCAGCTTGTTGCCGGTTTTCTTGTTATAGGCCGCATCCCATTTCAGGTAGAGCGGCGCAGCGGCGGTGGAGCCGGCGCCGTTGATGTCGGCGGCATGGGCGGTGACATGGGATACGCCCAGGACAAGCGTGCAGGAGAGTACAAACAAATATTTCAACATTTACAACCTTACGCGTGAGTGTCTTCGAGAGCTGCAGCAAATTCGGTATTTCGTACAGCTTGTCTGGTTAAGCAGAGCGGCATTTTCGCAGAAATGCGCGGCAAACTGTATAAACGAATTCAGCGGTGTTGCGTCGGCAACAGCTTGGCGCAGAGGGAAGAAAAAAGCCCGCACCTTGACGGTAGCGGGCTTGGCAGGCGGGAGGATCCGCCTGATGTTGTTGCTTCAGCACTTTCTGCTGTCCTGCAAGCCGCGGCCTGCAGGGGCTTGCGCCTCAGCTGCGGTGTATCAGAATCGCCACAGGATGTTGGCCTTGATGGCGTTGTCCCGCACTTTGTTGCCGAACTGGCCAGAATAGCCCAGGCCCAGCGTCACGCTCTTGCTGACGTCGACGTCGATGCCGGTTTCCAGCAGCGCGCTGTCGCGCGCGACCGGCACGCCGCTGACATTGAATGCCGCTGCACCGTTGCTGCTGAACGCCAGCTGGGTGGTGGGAGTAACGTCGCCGAAGGCATGGCGCCAGCCGACCGTGCCGTACACCGCCACGGTGGAGTCGGCAGCGCCGAGGCGGCTGCCGACTCTCAACCCGAGCGTGGAAAACGTCACGTTCTGGCTTTGGCTGCTGCTGGTCAGCGCTGCCGGGCCGCCGCTTTCGCTGAAGCTGTCGCCATGCACGTTGACATAGGCCAGGCCGGCGAACGGCTCCAGCGCCACCTGGCCGGCGGCGATGCCGTAGCCGACCTCGCCGAACACCTGGGTGGTGTCGGCGTGATAGCTGGCCTTGGTGCTGTCGGCAAAGCTCGGGAACACGATGCTGCGGTCGGCGTCGACCTTGTTGCGGGTATAGGCGCCGCCCAGACGTACACCGACTGCGCCGAACTGCGCGCCGGCATACAGCGCCAGGTGGTAGCTGTCGACCGAAGCTGAACCGTTGGAGCGGCTGGTGTCGAACGATGAGTGACCGATGCCGCCGGCAACGCCGACGCGCCATTGATCGTTCAGCGGCGTATCGGCGCCGATGATGAAGCCGCTGCCGCTGCGATCCACATCGGCGCTGCCGTTTTCGCCGTCAAACTTGCTCTTGGCGCCGTACAGCTGGCCCCACACCACCTGGGCATTGCGGCGATCATCCTTGCAGGCGTCCTGGGTATTGAGCTGGCTGTTCGGCTGGATGGTGCTATCCGCCACGCAGCTGGCCGCGCCGCCGCCAGACAGGGCCGACAACACGCCGGAACGTGGCGCCGATCCTTGGCGCGCGCGCGCCGTCACCGCATCCCGCACATAGCGGCTGTCTTCGATCAGGACACTGTTGGCGCTGGCGTAGATCTCCCCAGACAAGCTGTCGAAGGCCGCCCGCGCGGAGGCCGGGTCGAGCGAGGTGATGGTGTCGTAGATGGTGTTGCCGCCGCCCAGGGTAGTCACCGCGCCCGCCACGTTGTACTGGTTCGAGGTAGTGGCAACCTGCTGGAACTGGACCTGGTTGCGCGCCAGCTGCAGGAACACATTGTTGGCGTCGTAGCGCAAGCTCGGCGTCAGGAACACCAGGTTGGTGGTGGTGCCGGCAAACGTGCCGCTGACGCCGCCCTTGGCGTTCAGGATGGTGTAGTTGTTGGTCGGCTTGTAGTCGCCGGTCGCCGCCAGCACCTGTACCGTGCCGCCATTCAGGGTGGCGGTGCCGGCGACGTTGATCTGGTCGCTGGTCTGCACCGTCGCCTGCACCCGGTATGTCGATCCCGGATTGAAGGTAGCGTTGCCGGCAACCGTCATGCTGCCGATCGGCTGGCCGACGCCGGCGACGGCTGCAGTGCCGCCGCTGTTGACCACCAGGCCGCCTATGGTGCCGGGACCCTGGACGGTGGCGCCGCTGTTGACGGTGACGGTCGAATTGGCGATCGAGCCGGTGACTGCCAGCGTGCCGCCGTCGACCACGGTCGGTCCGCTATAGGTGCTGACGCCGGTCAGTCCCAGTACGCCGGCGCCCAGCTTGTCGACGCCGCCGCTGCCGCTGATGACGCCGGCGAAGGTGGTGTCGTCGGAACGGTTGAAGCTCAAGGTGCCGTTATCGACGACGTTGCCGGTCAGGCTGCCGGTGGTGCCGCCATTGCCGATCTGCAGGGTGCCGCCGCTGATGGTGGTGCCGCCGCCATAGTTGTTGGCGCCGGTCAGGGTCAAGGTGTCGCTGCCGCCTTTGGTCAGCGAGCCGTTGCCCGACATCACGCCGCCATAGGCGCCGCCGCCGTTCACCGTCAGCCCGCCGCTGCCGAGGTCGAGATTGCCGTTGCCGTTGAGGCCGCCCGTGGTGACCTGGTAGCCGTTCAGGTTGAGCGTGCCGCCGTTCAGCGCCAGGCTGCCGCTGCCGAGCGCCGCATTGTTGCCGACGATGATGCTGCCGCTGTTGAGGATGGTGCCACCACTGTAGGTATTGGCGTTGGCCAGGGTCAGGCTGGCGGGGCCATCCTTGGTCAGGCTGCCGCTGCCGGAGACGACATTGCTCAAGGTAAGGTCGTTGCTGCCGGCAATGGTGAGGCCTGCGTTCAGCACGACGCCATTGTTCAATGTCAGCGGCACGCTGTTGTCCAGCGTTGCCGCGCCGCCGACCGTGAGGACGCCGCTGCCGATGGCGCCGGCATTGCCCAGCACCAGTCCGCCGGCATTGAGAGTCGTGCCGCCGGTATAGGTGCTGGCGCCGCTCAAGGTTTCAGTGCCGCTACCTTGCTTGACTATCCCGCCGCTGCCGCCGATGGCGCCGCTGAAGGTTTGATTAGTGCCGTCGCCGAAGGTCAGCGTGTTGCCGCCCAGCGTCACCGTGCTGCCGGCCACGCCGGCGAGGGAACCGATGGTCTGGTTGCCTGCGCCCGAGATATCAAATCCTGCGCCCGCACCCGCGACATTCACCGCGCCGGTGGCTGCCAGGCTGCCGCCGGCACCCAATATCAGGTTGCCGGCATTGATGGTGGCGCCGCCGGTGAAGGTGTTGGCGCCGGTCAGGGTTTCAGTGCCCGTGCCTTGCTTGACCAGACCGCCGGTGCCGCCGACGACGCCGCCAAAGGTTTGATTGGTGGCATCACCGAAGGTCAGGTTGTTCGCTCCCAGCGCTACCGTGCTGCCGGCCACGCCGGCCAGCGAACCGATGGTCTGGTTGCCCGCGGCAGAGATATCGAA comes from Collimonas pratensis and encodes:
- a CDS encoding alpha/beta hydrolase, translating into MKTHFKLTLIALGMAAGIIASAPAQAQTAAPVQAVNVVLVHGAWADGSSWAKVIPRLQAAGLNVTSVQNPLISLADDVAATRRALALQHGPTVLVGHSWAGTVISEAGDDPKVSALVYVAARAPDAGEDFGALAAKYPTMPVRAGAKDHDGYVSLTEDAYLKYFGGDLPHDEALALYATQQPIASTLFNGRTTVAAWHSKPSWYAVSTQDMTTSPDLERFLAKRMHATTVELDSSHLSLLSHSKEIADLILAAAGRSK
- a CDS encoding phytanoyl-CoA dioxygenase family protein, with protein sequence MLNSDKVEKWHADGFIKLEGFFDGKTRDAISDTVDEIAKWDVSADKWMMWFEKTKDNRKIVSKVENFLEYHDRLRELVLADQRIKDCVEQLLDEKTKMLKELLIFKYPDSGGYRPHQDIYHIPHKLPDRMVHAVVSIAIDDSEPENGGLFFSAGNHKKDVFKMDAGGVIDPEIAKTFSWEPVHCKAGDIFIFDDYAPHYSEPNKSDRSRRTLYLVFQRESTAGPNRTEYNAMKRAYNPPEEKDYDINDLRPSNGIFYRD
- a CDS encoding cupin domain-containing protein, giving the protein MESSTVTDGVPGSMLVKELDQSLMRHEYGVMVCRLMEHIPAEAAPSFGASVVEVPPLDAVSLHGHREHEMWVLISGAGTFEVDGQSTAVAGTTLFYMKPHQLHSIRNDDAHVPLKFLSMWWD
- a CDS encoding class I tRNA ligase family protein; the encoded protein is MNQALQTFFVCPAPPCPNGKLHLGHIGGVYLLADIFVRYQRLRGNAAHYVTGADEHGSYTLVKAGQLGRPVDEVSAMYSGQILHCLEAMGIEVDEFVKTTSQDHKQHSLSVFDELSAAGLIEIEDGRQLYCESCQEFAADSLARGFCPECGEPTDSNLCEGCGHGIQHATLRQAQHVPCGQPLSLRPIRQAHLKLEPIADRLIPAIEASAWPRAIKDKETRWLKEELRNLAMSRNFARGVTLAQPAEVAGQTLLTWFEGLWCFDTGIKRICERNKADYSETMRSPDSKIVFFMGQDNRFYYTIGVTASLLGRGYAIPHNQAIQDFSKLEGEKFSTSRNHALWADEVARDVDQSVLRYYLAGIAKPFGQNDNDFQVDGLIQAALRVREYETALRKHVGGSRSYAFNPLLPVLADAVAQYQAAMDAISFWDALHAIDTFFAHARFADATASQLDAQEISLFLSMLHPIIPVLVKSYGACFFGAQWQPSLSLAGESLHAGSPPVKIDFPLFGQPIQEKFVAAYIERFKAPALAD
- a CDS encoding SDR family NAD(P)-dependent oxidoreductase; translated protein: MHIDLSNKLAVVSGSTAGIGLAIARGLAQAGAEVVVNGRTQERVDQALATLRAELPQARLQGVAADLGNAAGAAQLFAKIPKADILVNNLGIFEPKAFFEIGDDDWQRFFDVNVMSAVRLSRHYAPQMVAAGWGRVLFLSSESGLQIPSEMVHYGVTKTALLAVSRGLAETLAGTGVTVNAVLPGPTRSEGVGNFFEAMAQEQGVGLEQLERDFVAEHRPSSLIRRLATVEEVANMVVYLASTQASATTGSAARVDGGVVRSIA
- a CDS encoding MFS transporter — its product is MNQASEQLPEAMRVAVLAPFLIASVVLAAAYGSSFLLPDYLLAIKLSGISAGSIMSAGMVATIVCASTAGWFAQRYGVIQTASLAAFMMAAAMLCLAAVPLATPLAYLGGMLLGASWSVYFILAPLQLIHYLRPAARIKYLTLLSGSQMAGLGLAAPIGHLVAQSTGSFSLVYVGLAICCAIATACLDLTRRRMRDDPHMAMKSVVLTPASALTIMRAKTGIPIVMIALAACVFTGLSTYQSAYASSRGLRPETFFVTFTAVAVLLRFSIAAFVNKIPVARLALGLILLTLVSLALYVANSGNYGLYIGSTAAFALGYGLSYATLNAMAVNLAERMELPVAITSQVFTIGYFVGLLGFPYFAEMLVSHHGVDAMLYAMGLLMVLNIALLGVMYPRAWMRPVAPN
- a CDS encoding lysine N(6)-hydroxylase/L-ornithine N(5)-oxygenase family protein, producing MQTFDLVGIGVGPFNLSLAALAEPTGMKSLFLEKNAEFSWHPGLMLPNGSLQVSPLKDCVTLADPTSPYSFLNYLALHQRLYSFINKHGANTSRREFADYYRWVAQQLASVRFGEEVVDVTPCDDGFYVSTPAQRYIARSIALGIGIEPHIPDCARQWLGSTVCHAAHFLEQPEIAYGERVMVVGGGQSGAEIVEHLLGMPDIGQITWITSRGNLFAMDESSFVNESYLPSYSQYFQSLPLGRRRAIVSDEKLTSDGISAALSNRIYELMYERCHVEGRSDLIRVVSNVAMTAIAPVKQRWKVLMQSQATGNERDMTVDRIVLATGFRPRRSPFIDKIIQHARMEDGLPVMRDDYSVEFKQPMRGKVYLQNRSRIQHGLQSVNLSLVAYRSSRIVNSVLGRNFYPEVPDSQLLNQLESFREPSKSVNLRPLEVVCASAKLA